A segment of the Cervus elaphus chromosome 24, mCerEla1.1, whole genome shotgun sequence genome:
GGAGCCTATCCCAGCGGGGAGTCTGGTGGGACTGCCCGGGTTTAGCCGCCACGTGAGGTCTCCAGCGGCTGACTGCAACACGCACCGTGGGCAGCATGTCGGCGACAGGGGCGGCTCGTAAGAGGGGAAAGCCGGCCtcaggggctggggctggtgCGGGGGCCGGCAAGCGGCGGCGAAAGGTGAGCATGGCTCTTTGGCAGGCGGGGCTCTATCCCGCCTATTGGGACCACCCTAATCCCATCCGGGGGTCCCGGCCCCGGTCCCCTCACCCCCGGGACCCGGTTTGGAGTCAGCTTCGTCCCTTTCTCTGTGCGTCAAATCCTGAAAAGGCTTTCACTTTAGCCAGGGGCCACCGCCTTTCCCAGTGGCTCTCGAGGGACCCTAAGGGACTCTTGGTCAGAGCCCGAGTGGTTGGGACCCCTGACAAAAAATGTATTCTATAATTCCCAGGGCGACTCCTTTGGGGACAAGGGCAAGTCCAAGGGTGGCGGCAAGATGAATGAGGAGATCTCGAGCGACTCGGAGAGTGAGAGGTGAGCTCTTTTTTTCCACCTAGTGGAAAGGAACCCTGGGACCCATGGTGTATGGAAGGAATCCTCAGTTGAAGGGGTGCTAGAACTGGGCCAGAACCCAGGATCTCAGGTCTTGACTCTTTCCTCCACTTTCTGACCCTGAgaactgtcatttccttctctgcaggGTCTCTGTGTGGGGCGGACCCCCAGTCCCAATGGGAGACCTGCTGAACCTTCCTGGCTCGTGACAGGGAGCTGAACTCCAGGCAAGGGGAGGATATAAGAAATGCTTGCTAGTTCGTCACAATTTCAGTTACTGAGAGTGCCAGGCActagtttcattgttttgagAACAGAGATGAGCAGGCAGGTGAAGACTGTGTGTTGTGATGGGAGGCGTATCTTAGAGCTGTGTGTTGTGGGAACAGAGAAGGGGAGTTTAAATAAGGCTTGGAGAGATCAGGAGGGCTTCCTATGGAGAGGTAGGGAAGGCATTCAGGGATCAGAGAAAAGTCTAGGGGTTAAATGGGCTAAATGGAAGATGGAGAGGGTGGAAGGGCAGGTGGTGCATGCATCCAGATTGTGAAGGGCTTTGTGTACCTCCTTCATTCTGCATGTGGTGGGGGTGAAACATACTGCGGAGTTCAAAGTGGGCTAGCAAGGTGTCAGGCCTGACCTTGTGGAATGGAAGCTGTCACACCAGGAAATCCTGGTGCCTTCCTTAACAGTTGGCTTTaagaggacttccccggtggtccagtggctaagaatccacctgccagtatgggttcaatccctggtctgggaagattccacatgccacagggcaactaagactgtgtgccacaactactgagcccacacgacctagaggctgtgctcttcagagaagtcaccacagtgagaagctcatgcaccacagctagagaacaGTCCCCACGTGTCACACCTAGaaaaagcccacgcacagcaacaaagacctactgcagccaaaaactaaataaattgaaatgttaaattattatgtttttaaagttgGCTTTAGAAATTCTGCCTGTCAATATTGAGTACATGTTGGTTTTAACCTGCTCGCAGGAGTTTCTTTACTTTTTGTAGTCCTGAGGTTATCGCGGGTGTGTGCCAGGCCCCGTGTGAagcacttttaaatatttttaaaatgtgttgtgaAATTTATTAGCTACAGAAGAGTTCATGAAATGTAATTGTACCATAGACAGTAATGATGAAATGATAGACCTCTGTGCACCCACCAGAACTAGACCTGTGCAGAAACGTAGAAGACCCAACTGCCATTCCTGACCTGAGTTAATAATTTCTttggtttccttccttccttcctttttctttatctccttttttttttcccttttctgattCAGATGTAATTTACATACAGTGATATTTGTTTCTTAGTGTACCTTTCTGTGAGTTGTAACAGACTCATATAAACTGGCACCACTATGAAGATATAGAAGGGTTTTACCACCCTCCAAAATTACCCCTGGCTCCTTTGTAGTcagttcctctttctctctcccctctggtaaccgCTGTCCCTAgaattttaccttttccagaatgttatatgAGTGGAATTATAATGGTGTATGCTTCTCTTGATTTTCTTTGGAGTTCCATCTCCTATGTGTGAACCCTAAACAAAGATTTATTCCTTTGGGTAAACTGAGTAGACGTGTAGACCTTGGTTGTATGAGAGAAGGGCAGCACCAGCTCTGTCGGCTGAAGACTTGCTGGGCGCTGGGTACTAACTGGTCTCAAGAGCACGAGGCCTTGGCTTCCTTGAGAATTTCCAATGTCCCTTCTGGGGAAGCTGTGGGCAAGGTCATGGACGAGTCTTGGAAATGGTCGGGGTGCCTGACAGGGACTAGATAGCTGCAGGCATGTGATCAGAGGGAACAGGCGGCCCTAGGTTTTCTGCTTCTGAGTTCCCATGACTTACCTCCAGCTCCAAGGAGCAAGTCAGCATAGGACTCATCTTAAGTGAGGGGTGTGGAGGGGAAATCAAGATCTTCTCAAGATCAAGCCAGACCCAGTCAAGCTTCACCTGGAATCCCATCCTCAGGGTAGAGGATGGTGCTTCAGCAGTGAGGATGGGGCGATGATAGTCCCAGTGTGTCTGCCTCTTGGTTCCTCACGTCAGATCTAGGTTGGCAGCTCCCTTGTGTCTGGGGGTGGTTCTTGTTTTGAGATCTACCTTTTCTGCTTTCCACATTGGATCTTCTGTTTCATGTCTCCCGTGcctggctcagagagtaaagaatcagcctgtgatgcaggagacctaggttctatccctgggtcagaaagctcccctggagaagggaatggcagcctactTTAGTCTTTTTCAGTATTCCCAACCCACTTCGGCATTCccttcagaagggaatggcaacccactctcagtATTCACggagaattctgtgaacagaggagcctggtgggctacagtccatgaggttgcaaagagtcaaacatgactgagcagctaacactttcacacctTCCCCATTCTTAGGTCACTCTTCTCGTTCGGGAAGCACATCCTCCATCCttaagaggaggagaagggaccaaTTCTCTGGCACCTCGTACACCTGAAAATATCTTCGTTCATCATTGATGGTTTCATTTGGCATGCCATTCCAGTGGTTAACATTTTACTCCGAATCTTGTGTGTGCAGCTCCTTTGTTTCCTGCTCTCAGGGCTGGTGTTGAGGGATGTCTGGAGTCATTTTGATTCTTGACCCTTTGAACATGATCTGATTTTTCTTGGACCTATAGAACCTTCTCTTTCCCTCCAGAGTTGAGTGATTTCACAGTTATGTCTTTGGGTTTGGGGTCTATTTTCACCCTTATGTTGGTCCCTGGATGGGCCCTTTCAGTTTGGTAAGTCAtgtcttttttcagttttctgtgtgTATGCTCACTGGCCATGAGGGCTGGCAGGGATGGAGGTGGTCAAGTGGCAGGGAAAGCAGTGAGGAGGCAGAGTCCTAGTGGCCAGAGGAGTGGGCTGAACCTCCTCAAACGCAGCCTGCTCCTGCCCACAGTCTAGCTCCCAGGAggactgaggaggaggaggaagaggagctggaggagaccGCACAGGAGAAGAAGCTGCGCTTGGCCAAGGTCTACcttgagcagctcaggcagcaaGGTGAGCCTGTGGGCTGGGCAGGTGAGGGGCATGGCCTGTGCCCCCTGGTGGGTGACTGATGCAGGTGCCTGGTGGGCAGCCGGGGCTGCAGGTGCTGGCTGCCCTATGGGAGGGTGGCCGCGAGCTCTAATGGAACTCCTCGGGCGGGCCAGGCTTCGTGGGGCTTTAGACTGATCTGATAAGCAAAGCTAgagggtgggcaggaggagatcatccagccctccctgccctcccccccgCCTTTGCTCAAGGTGGCCTGAACTTCCATGGGACACAGCCCAAGTGTTCAGGGCCTAGGACTGAGGCGGCAGGTTGGGATGGGAAGGGAAAAGTGAGGTCTTGGCCTGGGTTTacttgggctcctctgtcctacgcAGAGGAGGAGAAGGCCGAGGCCCGTGAATTTGAGGAGGACCAGGTGGCAGGGAGGCTGAAGGAGGATGTGGTAAGTGTggagggagaggggtgggagggaagggatgggATTGGTCTGCTTCTGGGATCTCATTCCTCTCCTCTCCATGCAGCTCGAGCAGAGGGGCAGGCTGCAGAAGTCAGTGGCAAAGGAGGTGAGTGGACAGGGTACTTTGGTGTCAGATTGGAGGGAATCACCGGGGTCGGTGGGCAGATGGCCCAGCTGGGGACTCAGGCTGTGCGGTCTCTGCTGTGGAACGCAGTGGGCACCTGGCCAGACAGGGTCAGTCCTTGCCACCTTGGGTTTGGCTTTCCTTCTTGGCAGTGTGGTGGGAAAgggtggcgtgtgtgtgtgtgtgtgtgtgtgtgtgtgtggtgggaaagggtggcgtgtgtgtgtgtgtgtgtgtgtgtgtgtacggggGCCTTCctgcccagtgtgtgtgtgtgtgtgtgtgtgtgtgtgtacggggGCCTTCCTGCCCCCAGTCGCAGTGacccagcccctgcctgcctAGATCCaggcccgtgtgtgtgtgtgtgtgtgtgtgtgtgtgtgtgtgtgtgtgtgtgtgtgtgtgtgtgtgtgtgtgtgtgtgtgtgtacggggGCCTTCCTGCCCCCAGTCGCAGTGacccagcccctgcctgcctAGATCCAGGccccagtctgtgtgtgtgtgtgtgtgtgtgtgtgtgtgtgtgtgcgtgcgtgtgtacGGGGGCCTTCCTGCCCCCAGTCGCAGTGacccagcccctgcctgcctAGATCCAGGccccagtctgtgtgtgtgtgtgtgtgtgtgtgtgtgtgtgcgtgtgtgcgtgtgtacggGGGCCTTCCTGCCCCCAGTCGCAGTGacccagcccctgcctgcctAGATCCAGGCCCCAGACCCGGCTGACATTCGAATTTTACGGGGCCACCAGCTGTCTATCACGTGTTTGGTTGTCACCCCTGACGACCTGGCCATCTTTTCTGCTGCCAAAGACTGCACCATTATTAAGTGTGAGTGAGTGCCTAGGTGGGGGTGCAGCCCCAAGGGATGATCTGGGAGGGCtggtctggggaggagggaggcctgATGGGGAAAGCTTCTGGAGGCAGGTTTGCTCCCTGAGAGGTGTTTTCTGGGTGACGGTGGAAGTGTCTGCCCAGGAATGGGGCTTTGTGAGCTCCCTGTGACTGTCATCGGAGATGGAGGGGAGGCGGGATGATGGAATTGATGCTGCAGGTGGGCGGTTGGACTAGAGGATGCTTGAGGTTCTGCAGAGCCCTGGGATTGAGTTCCTGGTCCTCCTGGGTTCCTGGCCTTTGGCCGCTGAGGGCTGGCCTCCTCCATCCACAGTAGTAACAGAAAGAGCTCGCCCCATCAGTCCCAAGCACTTTCCTGTTCCTTCTCTTCCGGGCTTCCTGGCTGCCCTTTGGGATTACTGGCAtcacttaacagatgaggaaactggggtgaCTTGTCCAGGGGCTCACAGTGGCTGAGCCAGATCTTCTGACCTGAGGCCAGGACTTTTTCCACGGTCCCATGGGGCCCTTGAAGGGGGCTGCCAGATGCCTACCCCAGTCCTAGTAGCATCTGTCTTCCCCTTGGTGCCAGGGAGCGTGGAGAGTGGACGGAAACTTCATGTGATCCCTCGAGCCAAGAAGGGTGCCGAGGGGCAGTCCCCCGGCCACAgcacccatgtcctctgcatggCCATCTCTTCTGATGGCAAGTACTTGGTAAGGCTGTGTTGGCCCGGGGGTGGGTGAGAGGTGTGGGCACACAGTGGGTGCCTCTGGCCATTGTCCTTGTCCCCATAGGCTTCAGGCGACCGCAGCAAACTCATTCTCATTTGGGAGGCCCAGAGCTGCCAGCACCTGTACACCTTCACAGGACACCGGGACGCTGTGTCGGTAAGGAGCTGGGCCTCCTTTAGCGGACATTTCTCAAGCACCGGAGTGGGCCAGGCTTGGTGCTGGGCTCCAGGGAATGGCGTGACTGACGCAGACGGTCCTCACCCTCATAGAGCCTGCACTTTAGTGTATAGGACAGAAACAGGGGGAAGCAATGGGGAAGAGCTGGGGGAGATTGAGTCGAGCTTGCCTAGGGAGAAGGAGGCCTCCGAGGAGTCTGTACTTGCTTGACAAGGGCAAGTGACTGTACCTCTGGCTCCACATAGAGCCCCACAGAGTGCTCTCGAGGAGGGCTGGCTCCCTGTGCCATAGGACGTGCTTTTCAGGACGTTGTCCCTGGACCTGACCTCTGTCTCGCCTGCTGTAGCCCAGGtccccttcttccctctttccatGAACCCCCAGGGGCTGGCGTTCCGCAGAGGCACCCACCAGCTCTACAGCACGTCCCATGACCGCTCTGTGAAGGTGTGGAATGTGGCGGAGAACTCCTACGTGGAGACGCTGTGAGTGTGCCCAGGGAGAGGGCATGCACACGCGTGTGTTCAGGTTCACGGGTGACCTCATCCTCCGTCTGTCCCCTGCTCCAGCTTCGGGCACCAGGACGCTGTGGCTGCACTAGATGCTCTGAGCAGGGAGTGCTGTGTGACCGCCGGGGGCCGGGACGGGACCGTGCGTGTGTGGAAGATCCCAGAGGAGTCCCAGCTTGTCTTCTATGGCCACCAGTAAGGCGGCCGGCTGTGCCCAGCGTGGGGGGCAGCATGGGCTGGGGGTGAGGCTGGGCCATGCCCCTCACGGCTCCTTTTTCAGGGGCTCCATCGACAGCATCCAGCTCATCAACGAGGAGCATATGGTGTCGGGCGCAGACGACGGGTAAGAGCTGCTTCCTGCCCCTGCCCCGGGCTTGCCGCATAGAAAATCCCCTTGGTCGGGAGCTGGAGTAGCCCCCTTTGCATAGGTGGGGACGTTGAGGCAGAGAGCGCACCTGTCTGCTCTGTGTGGCAGGTGCGCACTCGGTCCCTTCCTGCCGTGTGGCCCTCTGCCCTGTCCCTAAGCTCTCACTGACCCTGCTCCCTGTCCACAGTTCCGTGGCCCTGTGGGGCCTCTCCAAGAAGCGGCCACTTGCCCTGCAGCGTGAGGCCCATGGGCTGCGGGGGGAGCCGGGCTTGGAGCAGCCCTTCTGGGTGTCGGCAGTGGCAGCCCTGCTCAACACAGACCTTGTGGCCACAGGTGGGTGCCCtgtggggcagagaggagggtATCCCAGGGTGGGCTGCTGAGGAGGTTGCTCACTGTCTCCCTGTCTCCCAGGCTCCCACAATAATTCTGTGCGGCTCTGGCAATGTGGAGAGGGCTTCCGGCAGCTTGACCTTCTCTACGACATCCCCCTGGTGAGTGGGGCTTGGATACCAGCCTGTCTTTACCACTTGCCAAAGCCTCTTACCAGTCTTTTCCTGACAGAAGGGTGGTTCCTCAGGGCAGGGCCAGCTGTGACTTCTCTTCGTAGCTCCAGCTCCTAATACAGGGCCTGCAGAAactctcccttcttcctctcccttctctgcctCCACTCCCCTCCCAAAGGAGCCCCAGGCCCTGTCCTGGGTGCTGGGGTACAAGGCAGGGAAGTGTGCGCAGAGCACAGAGGGCCTGGCCCTGTGATGGGCTCTGCATGACTGGTGCCGGGCTGAATGCCAGGCTAGCGTGTGGACTTGGGGCATCCTAGGGCAGAGTGGCAGTTCAGGGCTTGGTCATGGAGTCTCCTGAGCCAGGAGCCAGGCCATACTTGGTGCACACTGTCTCCCTAATCCCCACAAACTCTCTGCAAGGCCTGTAATCTCCTTTCCCCATCTCACAGATGTGGAGGCTGAGGCCCAGGTAAGGCGGCAGAGCGCAGAGCAGGGTGGACCTTTAACTGTGATGCCGGGGCTATGGTGGAGGGTCTCTTCTCATATCTCACTGTGTTGTCCTTCCCTCTTCTCAGGTGGGCTTTATCAACAGCCTCAAGTTCTCCAGTgctggggacttcctggtggctggggtggggcaggagcaCAGGTATGAGGCTCGCCTTGGGGGGCGAGGATGGGAACAAAGGTGGACACTGCGGGGCGCTGGGCCTGGCCTCAGCGGCATCCCTCCCTCCCACAGGCTTGGCCGGTGGTGGCGGATCAAAGAGGCCCGGAATTCTGTCTGCATCATCCCTCTCCGCAGGGCCCCCAGGCCCCCGGCTGCTGGCTCCTGACACCCATCCCCTTTATTTAAGTTCTCCCCGGGTCATCCCCGCTTTCTTTGTATTAAAAGTCTCCTCTTTTGGGCCTTGTCTCCTCCAGCTTcttgggtggggagggcagagatGGCTTACTAAGGCCTAGGGGCTTTAGCCTTTCCAGGGAATTTGGGGATGGGGCCCTTAGCTGGCTTCTGGCTCCTGGACCATGAGTGTCCTCTGTGACCTCACTAGGCCAGCTTCCCACCCCCTGCTCTGGGCTCATTGGGGTCAGAAGCTACTGACCCCTCAGCTAAGAAGCTGTGGCTGTCCAGTGTCTGTAAAGGGCTGGCTGTGGGGTCTGAGGACTGAAAGAAAGAcaatcagggggcttccctggtggctcagtggtaaagaatccgctgccaGTTGCAAGAgacggggttcaatccctggtccgggaagatccccatgctgcagagcagctaagcctgtgcatgCTTGCGTGCTTAGTCggttcagtcgcatccgactctctgcgaccccgtggaccgtggcctgccaggctcctctgtccatgggattctccaggcaggaatactggagtgggttgccatttccttctccagcttgtgcaacacagctattgagcctgtgctctagagtctgggaaccgcaactactggagcctgctcacccaagagcctgtgctccacagcgagagaagccaatgcaatgaagagcctgagcaccgcaactagagggtAGTCCCTGCttggcacaactagagaaaagcccgcacagtaATGAAGACTCGgcacaccaaaaataaataaataaaaattaaaagcaactgTTGTCCCAACAGATCATCATGGACATATTCCTACAAGTCAGGCTGATCTGCCCCACCCAGGTCAGGTCAGGAAGCTTTAGGAGCCAGACTGCCCTTGGGGTGGGAGTCGGGTGGAGGTGGGGCCCTGCATTGCTCACTGCTTGGGGACAAGGGTCAGAGGTGGGAATAGCTCTGCCCTTGGTCCCAATGACAGCCAGGCTGCATGACTCCTGTGAGCAATGCCCCTGCCAGGTAAGCATGTCAAAGGAATGTTCATTCTCCTGATTTCACTGGATAATTCAGCTCTTGCTGTGGGGTGGAGTAAAGAGGAGATGGAGAGGCTTGACTGGAGAGGTAGCAGTGCGGTGAAGCTGCCTCTCCTCAGTGGAAAATCAGTGGAAAGTGAGAATTAAGGATTCTGCCCATACCTTGGCTTTAATGCCTTGAGTCCAACAGCTGAGCCTGTGGTTCTCAAGCGGCAGTGACTCCCCCCTACCCCCTCTGGTCCCCCCAGGCCTCGCCCTTGGACAGAGCTGCTCCCTTCATTCTCTTGGGGCCTGAAGGGTCAGGTTCAGACCAAATCCCTGAAAATCTTGTTATGGGTCAGAGGATGTTACTAGAATTCACTCCCTATGTCCCCGCCTTAAATTGAGCTCAACGATGGGATACACACCTCCTGAACAATATTGCAAGTAATATGGAGATACCCCTTAATCCACAAACCCCTTTTCCATTAGCACATTCCCAGGGGGAACAAAAATAAATGCCCTTGGaatttaaactgaaaataatCCCTCCTATGGCTTCTATTCTTGGCCTTGGTCAGCTGAGACTGTAGTTGggctctccctccctttctccctcgcTCCCTTCCTTCCAGGCAATGGGAAGCCATGAGAGGGTTGAAAGCAAAAACGTAAAATGAGCTGGTTGGCAGTAAAGACAAAACAACTCGCTGCTGTGTGGAGAATTAATTAGTAGAGGTTTGGGGGAAGAAGGGTGGCCACTTAGGAAGCTATAGTAATAGCAGGTAAGAGGTGATGGAGGTGTGAGAGGGCCCAGCGGCAGGAACAGGGAGACAGAGCTGTTTGGGATGTGTTTGGAGAAGTCAACAAATCTTGTTGATGTGTTGATTGTGCAATGAGAAGAAGGTGGCAACATAGTAGGCAGTGGTGACATTTATGAAGATGAGGAAGACCAAGTGGGGAAAGCAGGATCAAGGAGGAGGATCAAGACTTCAGTCTGCAGTGTCCAGTAGTTGCAGAGAAGCTGAGCAGGCAGCGAGCTCACTGCTCTGTTTTATAACAAATACGAAGCCATGTGACTCAGGGGAGCTGCACTGTGCTTCCCAGCTCCCCCTCCAATGGGCTCAAGAGCTCTCCTGTCTTCCACCCCTGACGGACTCAAGACCACAGGTGAGGGTGAAGTGAGCCACTGGAGAAACTCTTGGCTCTGTTTGTAGCTCTGAACCAGGCGAAAGATACTGGGTGGGGCCCTTCCTGGCTCTGCCTATTTCTGTCCTCTGCAGACCCGCCTGGTCATCATGAGTCCCTGGGACTTCCTCAGATCACAGCCCCAGGGTCACTGAGGTGTGCGTTCCTCATTCCTAAAACACGTGAGCAGCTTGACCGAAGGGTGGGGAGAGGCTGAGAGAACAGCAGGTAGGGCTTAAAACATATCAAAGGATACGGATCCCACTAACCACAGGTTCCATCAGGAAGCCTGCCCATGTCCCTGAGGATGCCTCACCTCCAGATCCCCCATCTGGCCTACAGGCACCCCCCAGTCtacccccctccaaaaaaaaatacaggaataaGGAAATTTAGCAAACATGCAAGATACTCATGGTATTGTGTGCATgtatctgtgaatatactaaaaaaccaTCGaatacagacttccctggtgatccagtggttaagaatctgcctttcggTCTTTCTCTGCCATCCTATCTTATGTTCGGTTGAATTTGCTCCTCGCTATGCCTTCTCACAAGACTGGCAGGATCAGGCGATTTCTGGCCAGGAAACAAAAACAATCATCCCATTCCCTAgtggatttgaatgaaaactggtaATAAAATCAGGCAAAGCTCCAAGAGAGGACGCGGGAGAAGATCCAAGCTGGGGATGTAAGGAGTCTCACATGTGAAGTGGCAAGCATTTATGCTGTGTCAAGTTCAAGTGCATCTTAAGGGAATCACGGCAATGAGAACATCACCACTGTCTGAGCGACTCACGAGTATTTTATGGGAGAAACGGAATGTTTGGCTGTGGGCGTTTGCTCACTAGGGATCCGTTTGCTCAGTAATAAGtatgtgaaacattaaaaaaaaaaaacccaccttccAATCAGAGGatgcgggtctgatccctggtcagggaacaaag
Coding sequences within it:
- the RRP9 gene encoding U3 small nucleolar RNA-interacting protein 2, whose translation is MSATGAARKRGKPASGAGAGAGAGKRRRKGDSFGDKGKSKGGGKMNEEISSDSESESLAPRRTEEEEEEELEETAQEKKLRLAKVYLEQLRQQEEEKAEAREFEEDQVAGRLKEDVLEQRGRLQKSVAKEIQAPDPADIRILRGHQLSITCLVVTPDDLAIFSAAKDCTIIKWSVESGRKLHVIPRAKKGAEGQSPGHSTHVLCMAISSDGKYLASGDRSKLILIWEAQSCQHLYTFTGHRDAVSGLAFRRGTHQLYSTSHDRSVKVWNVAENSYVETLFGHQDAVAALDALSRECCVTAGGRDGTVRVWKIPEESQLVFYGHQGSIDSIQLINEEHMVSGADDGSVALWGLSKKRPLALQREAHGLRGEPGLEQPFWVSAVAALLNTDLVATGSHNNSVRLWQCGEGFRQLDLLYDIPLVGFINSLKFSSAGDFLVAGVGQEHRLGRWWRIKEARNSVCIIPLRRAPRPPAAGS